One genomic segment of Musa acuminata AAA Group cultivar baxijiao chromosome BXJ3-3, Cavendish_Baxijiao_AAA, whole genome shotgun sequence includes these proteins:
- the LOC135634276 gene encoding malate dehydrogenase [NADP], chloroplastic-like: MALLEISPSYARSRALPPNDLSSRPINPLLAFKNRRPSLPCSARRIPRILCSVSPNQVQAPVLSATPAGATSKRECFGVFCTTYDLKAADKTKSWKGLINIAVSGAAGMISNHLLFKLASGEVFGPDQPIALKLLGSERSFQALEGVAMELEDSLYPLLREVSIGKDPYEVFQDAEWALLIGAKPRGPGMERAGLLDINGQIFAEQGKALNDVASRNVKVIVVGNPCNTNALICLKNAPNIPAKNFHALTRLDENRAKCQLALKAGVFYDKVSNMTIWGNHSTTQVPDFLNAKINGMPVTEVITDVKWLKEEFTERVQKRGGVLIQKWGRSSAASTAVSIVDAIRSLITPTPEGDWFSSGVYSTGNPYGIAEDIVFSMPCRSKGDGDYELAKDVIFDDYLRERIKKTEAELLAEKRCVAHLTGEGNAYCDLPEDTMLPGEQ, encoded by the exons ATGGCCTTATTGGAGATCTCTCCATCCTACGCGCGATCCAGAGCTCTACCACCGAATGATCTCTCTTCGAGGCCCATCAACCCTCTCCTCGCCTTCAAGAATCGGCGCCCTTCTCTTCCCTGCAGCGCCCGCCGGATTCCGAGAATTCTCTGCTCCGTGTCACCAAA TCAAGTCCAGGCCCCAGTTCTGTCCGCCACTCCGGCTGGTGCAACGAGCAAGAGggagtgtttcggggtgttctgcaCCACCTATGACCTGAAAGCG GCTGACAAAACAAAGTCATGGAAGGGTTTGATCAATATTGCAGTATCAGGTGCAGCTGGAATGATATCTAATCATCTACTCTTTAAA CTTGCTTCTGGTGAGGTTTTTGGGCCAGATCAGCCAATTGCCTTGAAGTTGTTGGGTTCTGAAAGATCATTTCAAGCTCTCGAAG GAGTGGCAATGGAACTGGAGGACTCCCTATATCCTCTGTTGAGGGAGGTAAGCATTGGAAAAGATCCCTATGAAGTGTTTCAGGATGCAGAATGGGCACTTCTGATCGGGGCAAAGCCCAGAGGCCCTGGAATGGAGCGAGCAGGCTTACTAGATATTAACGGGCAGATTTTTGCTGAACag GGAAAAGCACTCAATGATGTGGCATCACGCAATGTGAAAGTTATTGTCGTGGGTAACCCATGCAATACAAA TGCACTTATTTGTTTAAAGAATGCACCAAATATACCTGCCAAAAATTTCCATGCCTTAACCAGGTTGGATGAGAACAGAGCCAAATGCCAG CTGGCCCTCAAAGCTGGTGTGTTTTATGATAAAGTCTCAAACATGACTATTTGGGGAAATCACTCGACAACCCAG GTTCCTGACTTTTTAAATGCTAAAATCAATGGCATGCCAGTAACCGAAGTTATAACTGATGTCAAGTGGTTGAAGGAAGAGTTTACTGAAAGAGTTCAAAAG CGTGGTGGTGTCCTTATACAAAAATGGGGTAGATCTTCTGCTGCATCTACTGCTGTTTCCATTGTTGATGCCATAAGGTCCCTCATCACTCCCACGCCAGAAGGCGATTGGTTCTCTTCAGgg GTTTATTCCACTGGAAATCCTTATGGCATAGCAGAGGATATTGTGTTCAGCATGCCATGCAGATCGAAG GGAGATGGTGACTATGAACTAGCGAAGGATGTGATATTTGATGATTACCTCCGTGAGCGTATAAAAAAG ACCGAGGCTGAGCTTCTTGCCGAGAAGAGATGTGTAGCACATCTGACCGGAGAG GGTAATGCCTATTGTGATCTTCCTGAGGATACCATGCTTCCCGGAGAGCAGTAA